In Streptomyces pluripotens, the genomic window ATCAGCCGGCAGAGACAGACAGACATGGTTGACGGGGTGGCCCGCGCCGTCTGCGGAGCCGGGCAGCATCCTCATGCGGTCCGCGAAAGTGTGCGGGGCCAGATCCAGGATGGTCTCTTCGTTGACGCGTACAGAGGGGAAGGCAACCTTGCCCTCGGCGAATTCGGAGACCCTCAGGGGTTCGAGGCCGACGGCCTGCACGTAGAAACCGGCGGCGGCGACCGGATCGGCCACCCACAGGACGACATGATCGAGCCGCGTGGTGTTGTTCGTCATGCTGCCCAGGCTGGTGACGTCTCCCACAGGCCGCAAGCGTTTATCAACGGCCCGCGCCCGCCAGGGATGAGAAGGGACCGACGGGCAGGAGGCGGTGCACGGTGCTGATGTTGTCGGAAGAGGTCCGGGAGGCAGTCGGGACACGACGTCCCGTGGTGGCCCTAGAATCCACGATCATCGCGCACGGCCTGCCACGCCCGGGTAATGCCCGCGTGGCGCTGGAGCTGGAGGAAGCAGTACGGCGGGAGGGAGCGGTACCCGCGACCATCGCGGTGCTCGACGGACGCCCTCGCGTCGGCCTGGACGTGGACCAGCTGGAGCGGATCGCCAACGAGGACGGCATCCGCAAGCTCGGTCACCGTGACCTGCCCCTCGCCGTGGCGGCGGGGGCGAGCGGGGCGACGACGGTCTCGGCAACGGCACAGCTGGCCGCGCTGGCGGGTGTCCGGGTGTTCGCCACCGGCGGGCTGGGCGGCGTGCACCGGGAGTGGACGGTGACCCAGGACGAGTCGGCCGACCTGAGCCTGCTGGCGCGCACCAGGATCACAGTGGTGTGCGCGGGTGTGAAGTCGATCCTGGACGTTCCGGCGACCCTGGAGCGCCTGGAGAC contains:
- a CDS encoding VOC family protein translates to MTNNTTRLDHVVLWVADPVAAAGFYVQAVGLEPLRVSEFAEGKVAFPSVRVNEETILDLAPHTFADRMRMLPGSADGAGHPVNHVCLSLPADAFDILRARLQEQRVPVTSVGHDSFGARGKATRNFYFRDPDGNVIEVRHYDE
- a CDS encoding pseudouridine-5'-phosphate glycosidase; this translates as MLSEEVREAVGTRRPVVALESTIIAHGLPRPGNARVALELEEAVRREGAVPATIAVLDGRPRVGLDVDQLERIANEDGIRKLGHRDLPLAVAAGASGATTVSATAQLAALAGVRVFATGGLGGVHREWTVTQDESADLSLLARTRITVVCAGVKSILDVPATLERLETLGVAVAGYGTDRFPGFYLSDSGHPVDWTLSTPEQVADVMRAQDALGTPESALVVAHPVAEAEQLDPELHARVLADALTTCAARGITGQAVTPFLLDYLVRHTSGASLRANLAAVRGNVRLAARIATAWTRE